The genomic interval aataaaaaaaactgaataaaataaaaaaattgataaaacaaCGTCCTTTTTGATATTTCAATGGATTAagttatttttactttttttaatacaaaaatcaaaccgaatcaaaataattaaaatactgaaatttaaaaatcaaatcagactGAAATATAGattaaaccgaaccgaatcatcaatttcatccaaccaaattttgttattttagtttaaCTGATATGTTGCTCACGATTAGTTTCTACCAGTCCCTTGcgttttaatttgtttctatTCCAGTTGGGTCTATTGGTGTTTATGTGTCCGTGGTCAATGGTTTCTTATTATTCTTCcgattttaataataaaatttacatattCATCGTATTTTTATTGTGCAAAATTGATAgttatatattcatatatatatttattgtatttgatCTAGATatctattattaaatttttaaacaaatcttattttattttgaattaataattatgttattttaaaagCGTAACAAAACCAACCAATAGAATAGCATTACCTTTATAATATACTATTTGTTAACAGAATTAGATTATAAGATAAGAAACCCAACGGTTAGAAGGGCAGCCTACTATTGTGGTAAATTACCAGATGCTTGGCCCAATATGATAACCAAACCTAGAACTTTGCGGTAATGATGCATGGACGCACACAGGACTATAGGCCCAAATGCCAAGGGCAGCCCAGCCCATAGAATGCCTACGGTTTGCTGAAAAGTGACAACCTTCGCCGCATTCAAATTTAAACCAATTCTCCTTCAACGCTTCAAATTTGGAAAAAGCAGTAAAATTAATCACACGAGTCTCAACAAAATCATTTGTTTCCTATgttgataattttattgttgATAAATACGCATTTTTTAATTCGATAAATGAAGGATTTAGGATAGTGATGAGCAGTCCATCATAAAGTAGAAGTAAGATACAGATCCCAGAGGTTTAGCCGAAATAGGATTTCCATCAACTAGAATTTAATGTTCAATAGGATTAATAGTTAGGATTGAAATTTAGCGTAATAAGATAGaagaagataataattttttgttcaacTAGTAATAGGATTTCTACGGAATTATAAGCATGCGGTAGACTGAATTGTGACTTCATTCTTCGCTTCAGATCTCTTCGGATtctgatcttcttcttcttcttcctctccttcttcttgTCGCAGAAACACCGGTGAATTAATTAGGAGAAAACATGCCGGCAGCTGGTTTTGGTCCGGGTCCCGGCAACGGGAAGGAATACCCGGGCAAGCTCACCCCCTACGTCACCGTGACCTGCATGGTCGCCGCCATGGGCGGCCTCATCTTCGGCTACGACATCGGTATTTCCGGTAAGCATGTATATAAACGCAGTTGACGACGTGATCTTAAGATATTTCAATTTCCGGCTACATGTAATCAACGTATGTAATTTCAGTTGCGGTTAATAACCCTCAGCTCATGCATGAATTAAATTACACAGGTGGGGTGACATCAATGGATTCGTTCTTGGAACGGTTCTTCCCGTCCGTGTACGAGAAGCAGATAGTCGCCGACTCAACGAACCAGTACTGTAAATTCGACAGCCAGACGCTGACGACGTTCACGTCGTCCTTGTACTTGGCGGCGTTGCTGTCGTCGCTGGTGGCGTCGACGGTGACGAGGAGGCTCGGCAGGAAGCTGTCGATGCTGCTGGGAGGCGTGCTGTTCTGCGCCGGAGCGGTCATCAATGGGTTCGCTCAGGCAGTGTGGATGCTCATCCTCGGCCGGATTTTCCTCGGCTTCGGCATCGGATTTACCAACCAGGTACGTAAATAAATTTAGGAAAATCTCTTTTTAAATTAGCATGTTTGTTACTGCATGTGTTTGTTCCGATCGATGTTGGTTTTGTTCAAGGCCATGCATGCTCTTAATTTGCTTGGATCAAAAGATTTCCGTCTTCCGATATTCCTTTCGGCTTGTTTTCTGGGTTCCCACAACCGTACGCGTGTGCATGAACAAAAAATGGTCCTGTCCAAaacaaggattttttttttttttttctgaaccAATTATTTGATTCTCTtaagatttcaatttttttcttttcacgtcccttctttgttttctttcttcggACAATCTTAATTTAATGACAAATTTTGTTGCTCTCCGAAACAAATAGCTAGCGCATTGCTTTTGATTCCTAACAGTAGAGAACTGCTTTCACTGCACTGCACTGCACTGTTGTTATCCAGATCTGATTCGGAATCCAGCTTAATTTCAAATGAGATCAATGTGTTTGAAAAGATACAGCAATATATGGATTTTCTGAAAGAAAGTTCAGTCTGATCTTCGGATCCTACTGATTATCTTTTGTAGTTCTGTGATCTATTGATTCGTCATTCTTCTCTTTCTACTGCCATCCATATCTTATTGGCTCTGTGACCGTCTCTCTCTCTGGGTTGTTGTAATCAGTTGATACAGATAAGtgccatttaattaattagatagaTTAAATCTTGCAGGTCGAGCTGTTGATTGATTTGAAtcagtttttatatatattgccaCCCCATTATTGGGTGGTTGGTTGgttaataaacaaaaatttgaagaattccttgtttctcttatttattttatagtaagagtttatgttttgttattacaaaataaaattactgaccatttgttttttgatatttgggaaCAGTCTGTGCCACTGTATCTCTCTGAGATGGCTCCTTACAAGTACAGAGGAGCACTGAACATTGGGTTTCAATTGTCTATCACAATCGGCATCCTGGTGGCCAACGTCTTGAACTACTTCTTCGCGAAGATCGAAGGTGGGTGGGGATGGCGGCTGAGCTTGGGCGGTGCAGTAGTCCCAGCCCTCATAATCACAATCGGATCATTAATCCTGCCGGAAACCCCCAATTCGTTGATCGAGCGTGGACTGCACGACGAAGCCAGGGCTAAACTCAAGAGAATTCGTGGCGTTGAAGACGTGGACGAGGAGTTCAACGACCTTATTGTCGCCAGTGAGACATCAAAGCAGGTGGAGCATCCATGGATGAATCTGTTGCAGAGGAAATACAGGCCTCAACTCACCATGGCCGTCGTCATTCCCTTCTTCCAACAACTCACCGGCATCAACGTCATCATGTTCTATGCTCCCGTTCTGTTCAAAACAATTGGCTTCAAGAGCGACGCTTCGCTAATGTCTGCTGTCATCACCGGGGGCGTGAACGTTCTTGCAACCTTGGTTTCAGTCTACGGCGTTGATAAGTGGGGAAGAAGATTCTTGTTCCTCGAGGGTGGCGCCCAAATGCTCATCTGTCAGGTAATTGTCATTTATATATCCTGATTCCTGACTgaaattaattaactttttttttttttctctagtaAATACATTGTTCACTGATTTACTAGTATTATATTTTGGACAGGCCGTTGTTGCAGCTTGCATTGGCGCTAAATTCGGAATAGATGGGAATCCAGGGGAGGTGCCCAAGTGGTACGCCATAGTCGTGGTGACATTCATATGCATCTACGTCGCAGGCTTTGCCTGGTCATGGGGGCCTCTTGGCTGGCTCGTTCCTAGTGAAATATTCCCACTGGAAATCCGGTCTGCAGCTCAGAGTATCAACGTATCAGTCAATATGATCTTCACATTCGCAGTGGCACAGGTGTTCTTGACAATGCTGTGCCACTTGAAGTTCGGATTGTTCGTCTTCTTCGCGTTCTTCGTGGTGCTAATGACCATttttgtgttcttcttcttgccGGAGACGAAGAACATTCCGATTGAAGAGATGCTAATTGTATGGAAAGAGCACTGGTTCTGGTCGAGGTACCTGAATGATCCCAACAATGGATCTGTTGTTGAGTCGAGGAGTAAAGGTGGCCAGCCGCCTACTGAGTCTGTGTGATTTGCTCGACTGAGTTCATTTAGCTGCATAATTACGTACAAATTGGAGAGGGGGGGATGGGGGAAGGATTAATTAGTTTGTCCAccttagtatttttttttttttcatattctgAAAAGaaccttaatatatatatttttttctttagtcaTATTTTGAAAAGAGCTGATGAATTAGAATATTATCTTATAGTTGGATCATCCTTTTTATTTCTGATTCTTTGGTAGCAGTATATAATATTTAgcattctcttttctttttgttgtaaTTTACTGATTTTACAGTTTGATCTTTGTTGCTCATAACAAAGACCCAAAATGGCACCAAACCGTTGTAATCAAAATGGCTTTGACTCGTGCGTGCTAGCTATATACATTCATCGGACTGATTACGGAGTCATTTTTTGACGGATTTCCATCTTCTCCTTCTTAAGTGTCTCTCTGTTGCGTCTTTACCCAAAAAGAGGGCTTTGATTTTCAGTCTACAGCCATTACCAACTTTCCATGTTGCTCTAAGTAATGATTTCAACCAGAACAATATTAATTTGTGGTATTTATTTGTGCATTTAGCTAGACAATATAGCGCGGGCTATGCAATAAAAGTTGGTAATTACAGGTGTGGTGGCACGAACAAAGGTctattaaaaagtttaaaatatttttttaaattaaaaggcgtaatttttcatatatgaaAAGGGTCCCATGCGAACGCCCAAACAAGATAACTTTgacattcaaattttttttcgaaaagataatcaattatttataaaaaattaattcttaaaaaattttaaaatattagaataaatgtTACTCGTAAAAGATAAATGTCATCTATAACAATTTTAGTCTCAAGCAGACTAGAATTAATCAAGATAGATATCatttataaaagatagatgTCATCTATAATAATTATAGTCTCAGTTAGATtaagattaatcaagataagcattatttataagaattttaattctgttACACtaaagattattttatatttctttataaataagccGTCACTTCTTTTTTAAAAGATATGACATATTtaatactaatttcaatacaatttctttcattatatTCAGTGtttaacttaagtatcggagtaTTTATACGGTAACTTCTTCGCGTTTtctgattattttattatttttataaacttaaatgatttgataataatatttctaatcaaataaattaattattatatccaAACAATATCAGGAGGCAATGacagttggggggggggggggggttgacgGTACAGTCATTAGTATGGCGTTTGTTTAATCTTTTttgcattaaataattttattttttcttactaTAAGGATTAAGGCCATGGAAGTGACATGAGAGACTAGAAAACGAACTCAAACTTCAGAAGGCCAGCCCACCGTGGCAATTACCAAAGCTTAGCCCAAATTGGgaaacaaagaaaatggaaaaccGGCCCATGTTTGCGTCAATGGATGGACACGAGACCCTGGGCCTAAACCCTGGAATGGGTCTGTCTGTTAATAGATATGCCCGCATAAGGATGGTGCCATTACTGTCGGTTGTTTTTCTTAAATGTAAtattaggaaataaaataaatagggTGTAATCATCACCtcatttttggattattttattttattttaaatttgccTCTTTCCCTTGCATCtcgatttatttataataataaaatgatgatatttatttgttttttatagtCTGTCTTAATGGTTTcacaatcaaaatttttaacatGTCTTAGAAGTCtatagaattaaattaatattatgaacAAATTAAAGGCCAACACAATGTATTTGGACGTcgtgttatttatttattttttacataagaAAAAAcatcttttagaaaaaaataatcaatattcATGGAAAACCATTTGCTAGTTTCTTCTTTTAGCTTTACATCAATAGATTTGAgtgattttattataattatagtagtaatattttatattacattAGTGACATATATAATTAGactatatgaaaaaaaaatacaattttattaaaataaattgaagggaaacaaaaataatattatatccagcttaataattaatcaacaaacaatgttaaaagaaaaataaaatattaaaaaagcaTTATACTATACTGTACTGTACTAACTCCCAACTCATGCAATTGCAGCTATACAACTGCCTACCAACTCATGCAATTGCAGCTATACAACTGCCCACTCATCTACTCAATTAATATAGTTATATAACTACCATTAATTTAACTAACAACTCATACACTCAATcctgctatatatataaataccaaCTCATATGCACTCAATGTAGCTATATGACTATCTCATAACTATACTAGATGTATTTGGTAACACTTCTGTGTACATTGCTAACATGCACTTCTCTTCCACTCTAGACCCATTGTTAGGATAATCAACATCATTCAAGTACCTGGACCAGAACCAGTGGTCCTTCCAAACAATTATTATCTCTTCTATTGGAATGTTCCTCGTCTCCggcaagaagaagaacacgAAAATATATGGTCATCCGCACCACAGATCGAAGAAGGCTAAGAAAATGAACAGACCGAACTTGAGGTGGCAAAGTATTGACAAAAACacctatatataatatatgccACTACAAAGGTGAAGATCATGTTGACGATCAACGCTCTGAGCCACAGTAGCATAGGTGTTCTTGACAATGCTCTGCCGCTTGAAGTTTAGGTTGTTCATCTTCTTTGTGTTCTTCATGGTGCTGATGGCCATTTTTGTGTTCTTCTTACCGGAGACTAAGGACATCCCGATAGAGGAGATGGTAATTGTGTGGAAGGAGCACCATGTGCAAAGTGGAcggattgaagaagaagaagaagaaacatccgTTGAGTATGTGTGATTTGCTCGAATGAGTTCATTTAGCTGCATATATAATTAAGTAGAGAGGGAATAATTAGttcgtattttttttttttaaatttttttttttaactatgaGGGAATAATTAGTTTGTGATTTGCTCGTATTTTATTTATCAACTATGAgggaataattttcatattttgaaaaaaaataaaaattagtacgtattttattttttgatattttgaaaagaacATATGAATGAGATTAATATTATCTCATAGTTGGatcattccttttattttttattttctggtaGCATGCagtatataatatttattattattattattattcattttttttctttttatttagtAGTTGATCGTATTATCCCAATATATGTTCAAGAATCGTGttgtaattatatatttactaGTTTTAAAACTTGATCTCTAGTCTACTGCTCATAAAAATGAATGATCCAAAATGGCACCATTTTAATCAAAATGGCTTATaattccttttttgtttttgtttattatttcaaCCAGAACAATATTAATTTGTTGCATTTAGCTAGACAAGACAATAGCACGGGCTATATATGCAATAAAAGTTGGTAATTACAGGAAATGGCAGATATGGGGTGACAGTATAGTAAATTAGTAtggtttttgtttaattttgtaTGCAGAGACTATGCCCATATTCCATCAATTTTGTTTTGGGGGCCATTTTGAATGGGTTT from Diospyros lotus cultivar Yz01 chromosome 8, ASM1463336v1, whole genome shotgun sequence carries:
- the LOC127808386 gene encoding sugar carrier protein C-like is translated as MPAAGFGPGPGNGKEYPGKLTPYVTVTCMVAAMGGLIFGYDIGISGGVTSMDSFLERFFPSVYEKQIVADSTNQYCKFDSQTLTTFTSSLYLAALLSSLVASTVTRRLGRKLSMLLGGVLFCAGAVINGFAQAVWMLILGRIFLGFGIGFTNQSVPLYLSEMAPYKYRGALNIGFQLSITIGILVANVLNYFFAKIEGGWGWRLSLGGAVVPALIITIGSLILPETPNSLIERGLHDEARAKLKRIRGVEDVDEEFNDLIVASETSKQVEHPWMNLLQRKYRPQLTMAVVIPFFQQLTGINVIMFYAPVLFKTIGFKSDASLMSAVITGGVNVLATLVSVYGVDKWGRRFLFLEGGAQMLICQAVVAACIGAKFGIDGNPGEVPKWYAIVVVTFICIYVAGFAWSWGPLGWLVPSEIFPLEIRSAAQSINVSVNMIFTFAVAQVFLTMLCHLKFGLFVFFAFFVVLMTIFVFFFLPETKNIPIEEMLIVWKEHWFWSRYLNDPNNGSVVESRSKGGQPPTESV